Part of the Fusarium musae strain F31 chromosome 3, whole genome shotgun sequence genome, CTCCGACAAATAGCTCCTCCGATAAACAACTCCTCTGTCTCTCACCATGCACTTCCTCCTCCTAGGCGCAACAGGCCGAACCGGCAGATACGTCGTCTCCGAACTTCTTTCTCATAATCACACTGCCGTCGCTCTTGTCCGCGATGCCAGCAAAGTttcttctcagcctggcCTCACTGTCGTCACCGGCTCGCCGCTCTCTAAAGACGATATCCGCCGCGCTCTTACAGCTGCTCCAGGCCTGACACCATCTGCAGCAATCATAACTCTCAACACGGTCCGAAAGTCAGACAGTCCCTTCGCAGCTCAAGTTTCGCCGCCTCGCTTCCTGGCAGACTCATGCGCTAATGCATGTGAGGTTCTTAAAGAAGCCGGTATCAAGCGCATCGTCGTCATGTCCACGGCAGGTGTTGGGGGCTCGTGGGGTAAGCTTCCGTGGGTGAGCAAAGCGTTCATGGGATGGACGAACATCAAGTATGCTCTGGAGGATCACAACCTGTTGGATAAAGAGATCCGAGCAACTGACATGGACTGGACTCTTGTGAGAGCTGTGAGACTGGACTTTGGGAAGGAGACGGACAAGAATGTCGAGACATTGGGTAGTGCTGGTGAAGGAATGGGAATGGCTGATAGTGTCTCGCCGAATAGCGTGTCGAGATTCTTGGTCAAAGTTGCGGTTGAGGGATCATTCGTGAAGGAGGCCGTTGTTGTCCGTAACTGAAGAACATGGCTAATATTTCGTTCCCGGCATTCAGAACTGCAGGGTTTCATGCATCCTATACAATAGTAATCACAAGATCGAGGGTATTTCACATAATTACTACAAATATCATGAACAAATGTCTCATATATGCTATCTTTATgtatcatgatcatgacgaCTATATACAAAGAAGTCATATCCAGTCTCCCATATAATCCAACTTCAGACACTCGGCCAAACTGCGCTTAGTACACCTTGGTAACAGGAGTCTTGATATATGGCTTCAGGCTAGTCTTGCCattcatctcctcatcaataGCTTGAACAAAAGCCTTCGCAATGAGGTCCGCAGCCTCAGGGCTAGTATGCGTATGATCCTTAGGATACAAAGAGTTAACCTTTGCATTACCCAACTTCTGATACATCTTCGTAACAGCAGCAAAGTGATCAACATAAGTAACGCTAGGGCTGTTCAGAGCCTTAGCAGCAGTGGGAACATATCCCACGAACCGAGGAGCAGCAGGCTCAAACGTTCCAGTTTCCCATTGGTTGTTGGGCGTCTGAGAGCTGAGAATCACAGTGGCGCCCTTGGCGACGAGGGCTTTGGCGGCTTGCGAGACGTAGAAGACAAAGGTGTAGACCTTTTCGCCCGTCTTGTCGGAGATGCAGACTTCTGTGCCGGCGCCGGGACAGTCGGAGCGGTTGTTGTCGTTCTTTTCGGGAGAACCGCCGTCGTTGTGGCCGAAttcgatgacgacgatgtcgCCTTTCTTGACGAGGTTGACGATCTCGGTGAAGCGGCCCTCGTTGGTGTAGGAGCGGGCTGAGCGGCCGCCGATGGCTTTGTTGACGGCTGTGACCTTGAGATATTTGCCGATGTAGTTACCCCAGCCGTCAGTTACACCGTCGTTGGCTCCATTCTTTGCCATAGTGGAGTCACCTTTCATCTGATCAGCGTCTATCCCAGTTCAACAGCAATCGCTTAACTTACCAGCAAAGTACACCGTCTGGCCAGAAACGACCTGGAAAGCTCCAGCGGCAAGCGCTGCAAGTGAAAGAGACAGCTTCATGATGACTTGAGTTTCAGATAAAAAACCAGCGGAGAGTATAATGAAACCCAAAGCGTCGCTCAGAGCTGTGTATATCTATTTCATGCCATGGCATTGCATCAATTAAACCCCCAAATTAACAATCCAGGTGATCATTCGTTTTATAAAACAAGGTTCGCGATCTAGACTCCGCGTTTACCTATTCAGGCGGGCTCTCCGTCAGTGCCAAGCCTGATGAAACAGGGATGTGAAGCTTTTCCCACCATTCAGAAAACACATTGACCCCAGACCACGCCCAGGATTGGGCCGGCACTTGTGATGCAGCCGATTGATGGATAAAGTCCCGGTATGCCATTTCGTTAGGGATTGACGCGGTGCACTCGGTGATCTCGGCATTGTTTCAGCGATTGTTAGTGTCAAAGTTTAAAGTCAATCGTTGAGGCACGGGAGTTGTCTCGGGGGAATGGGGACCGAACGCGGGGATAGTGGCATATCATTTCCCAATTCGAAGGGAAGACATTGGGGGAGATTTAAGCTTGGAAGGTGACAGCAAAATGCTGATTGGGACCTCGGCTCTTAGGTTGCGGTCTTCTAAAGGAAAGTGTCATTGAAAATACAGAACAATTCACCTTCATCTTTTCAAGAAGGCGGTGGGATGAGCCGGGCAGATAGAAGTTCTATTAATGGCAATGGCATGGTCTCTTTGATTTGATGtttatttaatctttctatacttaaatagacttttataagtataaagctattaataacaAGTTACTAAGCTTTTTACAtttaaaaagagttttagtataaattaataaataaatataaataataaatattaaggattttataagaattaaaattaaagaaattttattaagcttacttttaataaatatttaataaaagttaatatatcttttattaattagatatatatattataatatataattaatttatatttaagttaaataattcctataaataatcttaaggCGCTGCTGCTAAGATATCTCATTAGTAAGGGATGATTTAGAGTATCTATTGAGTTTAATACTATCCTGCAGTTACCATATTACTATAGGCAAAGAGCGTAGAGATATAACGGTAGCCCATTAACGCGCATCAGTACAGACCCAACCAGTTCCTTGGCATATAGCTTTGAGTCACGAGCAAACAGCTACCTAAGTACAGATTTATTAGAGAACTGGCAGTCTGTAGAAGCTGATAGCGATATATTAGGTCATGTCATAGATACTTCTATTACGCTCGTCTTTAGCGATGTATCTGATACTGGGTTTCTGGATCCCTATACTGATCCGGGGCTGAGATTTAATAGCTAAGAAAACTTAAGCTATCTGGCTCGGAACTGAATAAGGCTTCAACAAGAAGTTGCTACACTTGAGGGGATTTCCTGATAGTCTCGGGTCTATTAAGGGTTCATAAGTTGTAATTAACATGACTTAGAAAGCCTTGGTAAACTAGGTCTGTGTACGGATTTTATATACTGGCTATTGCTTTGGATAAAGCTTAGACTTATGTTTTTGAGATATTCTTGTCTTTTACAAAACTATCTATTCTATTAACATTCTTAACAGTGACATGTTCCTTCGCAACAAGGCTTGCTGACAGCATTCACAGTCAATTGCCCGTTCGCCACGTTATTTCCTGGCTGTGTAGGAACACTTCCACAAAGCTTGCAACCGTGATCAATAATCTCCTGCATGTAATGAAAAGCGTCGTTGGCTGTTCCAGAAGCGCCGCTCTGGAAGAACGCACATATGCTGCCTGCGTCACCTGATGTGCAAGCGACTTGGGCTGGAATTTCGGTCATTAACATTGGTGAGGTTTTGTTGATTGTAAAGATAACTCaccgccatcaccaaaaaATCTATCGCCCTGACCGTCGGCTATCATGTTGCCTATCTGGTCTTGAATGTTCTGGATACTGGGACCGAAAGAGAGGTTGCACAGGCCGCTGCCACGGCAATTAATGCCCAGGCCAGCAACGGTGGATGCAAATAGGACAATTGTGGATGGGAAACGCATGATGAgtgagttgaagatgatttCAAACGGTGAGTGTTGTTAATTGTGGACAAGGTATCTTGGAGCTGGTGAGAATGAACCAGTTTATCATAGGGAAGGAAGACTACTTATACCtctttgaagaagaggactAAGAGTCGAGTTATCGCCTTACCATCTTGTCTACTGTCGATCCTGTGCTCATAAAGTCAGTGCAACAACTTTCGCCCGCGAAGGTCTGTCACATTTGATCCTGAACAACTACGTTGTGTGCCCGCAACTGGTCCTCGAGCACCAGAAAGTGACGATACATGCCACTAGTGACGCACTTTTGTTTTCCTTGTCGCAAGGTCATGGACTGCACGTGGAGACTATAGCAGATACGCGATTGGAACAGTTGTCTCGATCGCCAAGTAAGAGCTCAAAAGGGAAACCCGATTAAACGTAAATTGATGCTCGGCCTGGAATGGACCTCGTTAAACGGTATATGTCTCTGTATGTCTTTGTCTCTGTATGTCTTTCCAGTTGCTGCATTGCCGATCATTCACACGAATTTCCCCTTTGGCAccccttgaccttgatgggCCGATGTCCCGCAGTTCTCAGCTGACGTCAAGCTGAGATTCAGGGTCGCGGGGAAAAACACGCATTTCTCCTTTCAGCAATAGTCTCAGAGCGGGGCAATCCCTTTGAATCCGAGGGAGCACCAGGTACCCTGTTACATCAGGTCAGAccaattaaatttatatattaaaggtacttttctttattaagaaGATATACTAAGATATAGGTATCTCTAATCATATAACTTGCAGATCATGACTTTTATTCTTACCATTATGCCTCCTTAAGGCTGGTACTTTGTGGCATAATGATCGGCAGCTAATTAAAATTGGAGTCAGATCCACTTAAATTTGTATCTGGTGCTCCCTCGGATTCAAAGGGATGGAGTAGTAGTTTGCGGCCGACTGGTGATGTCTTAGGTGCTATGCCTGCTAGTGATCTACAGAAAAATACGATTACCGATCTCTGAAATGCATATACGAGGCTTAGGTCGGATAACGGGCCAGCTCGGATACCCGGATGTTGGCGGCGCAGACCTAGCGTCGAAGACTTTAGACAGAGCGGCCGCCTTAAATCTTGAACAAATGATGTCATACGCTTTTTCTCAGCTACCAGTTTGACATCCAAGACTAGCTACAAGCTACAGAATAAACAAATGTTAAACAGCATTACATACATCTAATTCTAATTCAAATATCAATCACTATCAGTAGTATGGTTTAGCTACTgaatactattaaatacaTTGAGATGCTAGGGTAGTCATAGAATATATATTCAAATTGTAATTATTATCTAACAAGCTCCCTGACAATTAGGATGGCTGACATAGTTAACTGTCAACTGTCCATCCGCAACATTGTTGCCAGGTTGAGTAGGAACCGAGCCGCATTTCTTACAACCGTGGTCCAACAGGGCTTGCAGGTCTGCAGAAACCTGCTCAGCAGTGCCGCTGGCGCCATTTTGAAAGAAGGCGCAGGTATCGCCTGTGCAGGCAATCTGCTGCTGAGCCGCATAGAAGCGGTCTCGAGGCTGGATGTTGTCGACAATTgatttgaggttgatgaggtttCCGCTGCCGCCACCGCAGAGAAAAGAGCCGCGGCAGTTGATGCCCAGGGCGGATGTAGTAGTGGCGAGAGAGCCGAAAGAGAGAATGACAGAGTACTTCATTTTGAATGCAGTAGAAGGAGTTGTCTGGTGGTATTGATAAAGTGTGTCGAGTAGTAGAGCTGTGAATTTCTGCGTTATTGTCACGAAGCAGTGGGCACTTGTGTAGGTTTATAAGTTCTGCTAACTATATCTGGTGCTCTTGACAGCTTCTATCTACTACGTCTTTTCTGCCTATAAACTTGAATTGCCTATCTAGTCAGTGAGTGGAACTATTGTGATGCTTATTGCATTGTCGATCACCTGGAAGGACTCAAAACTCCACACCACCCGGAACTCGGCTTCACATAATCATCACGGCCCACCTCAACGCTTTGACACTTAGTTCAAGTCAAAGACGTCAAAGTGGGTTCCCCAAAGTGTCTCACATACCAATTGACCAAGGATATTACAGCGATCGACGCGTGCCGTTTTACGAACTTCCCTTTTCTCTAAGACCATAGCAAAGCTGAATATTGCCAACTGTAAAGTTGTAGAAGATATCATCATGATGGCCACGATGCATCCCATCATTACTGTATAAGGAATATCGCAGACTACAGGAATCGGAAAGCCCGGCTTGCCTGATCAGGATCTATTGGCAGGGTTCGAGAAGCTGGCCAAGTTGAATCGGCCGCCGCAGGAGTTTAGGCAAACAACTCATGTTGAGAACGGAGTCTAGCTATTAATCTGAAAGATCCCCCCTCTACctatactataaagcttcAACTATATAAGTTAACTTTTCAGCCCCTCGACGGACACCATATCACCAAACTGCAGCAACTCTCAGAACTATCTCTACAAATACCTTTACATTAACCAATTTGCCCTTTGTTACAACCCTTATATCATAAACTTCACTATGCATTACGCTTTGGCTATTAGCGCTCTTCTCTCCACAGCTTCGGCACTGGGCATTAACTGCCGAGGATCTGGCTTttgcaacatcaacaacgctAGCTTGAACGATGTCTTAACTCAAGCAAAGCAGCTAGTAGCTCGCGGACAGGGTGATCACTTCTGGCCCGAGCATGGTATGTCCATAGCAACGAAATACAGTACATTTGGCTAACAGAATCCAGTTCAAATTGCTTGTGCCTCAGGCCAATACGGCTCGATCTGTGCTTTCTTCCAGAATGGTGCAAGTGGCACTACAACCCGGGCTATCGACTTGATCCAGGGCATCATTGACCATGGATGCACTCAGTGTGGCAGCATTCCTACGAATCCTGGCAACAACGTTGATAGTGGGGAGCTGACAGTAAACTATGTTCAGAATCCTTGCTGTAACGGTAACTGCTACTGCCCTGTTTAACAGTATAAAGAGTGGCcaagtattagctattaaaagagaGACCAAGTTAAGCTCCAAGTACTACAACAAGACCCGAAAACTGACTTATCATAAACTTCATCAATTCCAAACACGTTTACCAATCCCATCCAATAAAATCCCTGCTAATTCAATTCATCGTAACCATGAAAGAGCCTCACCCCTTAATAAACCTCTATGAAACAAAACGAGCACTTTTTGCAAAAGACTAAATATCCCGCCAATAGCAGCCTCGACATTTGAAACACCACCATCCTTTTCCGTTAAGCGCTTCCTCTTGCAGGGATCATTTCCAAAATTCTAGATCCACTGAAGGAACAAATGTTAATAGATAAACCTCACTCGCAGGTTTTGTAACACAAAAGGTCTGAGGTGAGACTATCCTTGTAGAATGTTCCTTGCTTTGGAGGGAATTTTTCCGGTTGGTGTACGTATGTTCATGTTTATCGGACATCAAGGCGTACTGCATCAGACCCGCTGATCATCGCGGTACGAAGAGATATATAGGATCGCAATGTTCGCTGTAAATTGATTCTATTCAAGCTACGCTCTTTGTCGCtgcctttctttctttttcacCGCCAGTACGGTGTTTCTTTCTTGCCTACCGCTCGCGGTACATTCCATTCTTTCAACTAGACCCTGGTGGTCTATCCTCACTCTCTTGAATCATTCTTTCATTCTTCACCATGCGCTTCACACTCTCCAGCATGGCAGGCCTTCTCGGTCTCGCCTCCGCCCAAGGCCTTCGATCATCTGCCTACACCGATCCGAAGACGGGCATTGACTTTCAACGCTTCGTCGACGATGGCTACAGTCTTGGTATTGCCGTCCCCGAAACTCTGGGTAAGGATCTCATTGCGCAGATGGTGTTCCCTCGTGAGAAGGAGGGTTGGGGTGGTATTTCGTTCAGAGGCGGTATGGTTGGCGGTATGCTCTTTGTAGCGTGGCCAAACGGTGATGATATTGTTACGAGCTTTCGTATGGCGAACTCGTACGCCAACCCGGATGTTTACACCAACTCTACTGTTAAGGCTACGCCTATTCCTGAGGGTACTTTTGTCAACAGCACCCATATGTCGTATACTTTCCTCTGTGAGGGGTGTGTTGTTAAGGAGACTACTTCGTTGACTGGCGAGTCTCCTGTTGTGGGATATGCGTGGTCGTCTATTGATGTTGATACCCCCTCTGATCCTGAGAGTGCTCTGAACTACCATGGCGCCGGCTTTGGACAGTTCggtcttgatatcaagaaggctgcttCTGCCAAGTACGCTACCTGGGCTGCTATGGCGAAGGAGACTACTCCTGCTCCTGGAACAGGCACACCAGTTCCTGGAAACTCCACCACTCTTCCTCCCACTACCTCCAACGTTACCTACgatgtcatcgtcgtcggtgGTGGCCCCGCTGGTATCATCGCGGCTGAGCGACTCGCCGAGAAGGGCGCCAgtgttcttctcatcgagcGCGGCCCAGCCAACACCGTCGCTCTCGGCAACGCTGCCCAAGCCCTCCCATGGAACAACACCCTCACTCCCTACGACATCCCCGCTCTCGGCAGCAGCATGACCAGCATGTCTGGCACAAAGTTCTGCAGCGACACCGCCTCTACCGCTGGCTGTCTCCTCGGCGGATCAAGCTCCATCAACGGCCTCAACTTCATCCACCCTCCTGAGCGCGATTTCCAACGCTGGCCTAAGGGCTGGGGCTGGTCTGACGTCTCCAAGGCCGCTGATCGTCTGTACGAGCGTAACCCTGGTACTACTTTACCCTCTGATGATGGAAAGTACTACGATGATCGGACTTACACTATCCTGTCGGGATACTTGAGCGCCAAGGGCTGGAAGGAGGTTGACTCTATTGAGGAGCCTAACGAGAAGCACCTTGTGTACTCTCGCCCTTCGTGGTctatcaagaacaacatgcGTGCTGGTCCTGCTCGCACTTACATGCCCTTCGCCAAGAACCTCCCCAACTTTACTCTCAAGCTCGAGACAAAGGTTATCCAGCCCATTCGAAGCGGCAGTAAGATCACTGGTGTTCTCACCCAAGGTGCAAACGGTAGCAAGCAGATCATCAATGTCAAGGCTGGCGGTAAAGTCGTCCTCGCAGCTGGTGCCATGTCCACTCCCCGTCTTCTCTGGAACGCTGGTATCGGAAAGTCTGACGCTCTCGCTATTGTGAAGCAGGGTGCTTCCAAGACTGGCGTGACTCTCCCCGCTGCCTCTGACTTTATTGACCTCCCTGTTGGACACCATCTCCAGGACCACGCTCAGGTCATGCTTCAGTTCAAGACAAAGAGCAACTTTACCGCTTAcaagttcaacaacatcgCTACAGAGCCCGTCAAGTCTGACTTGGAGCTTTACTACCAGGGCTCTGGCCCCATTACCCAGGCTGCTCAGCGCATGCACATCTGGACATCTGCCAAGGGCGCTGATGGCCGCGTTCGATATCTTCAGGGTACTGCTAGTGCCATGGCCGACGGCATCATCACTGTCCGCACATTCTTGACCCATGGCACCAGCACCGTCGGCGAGCTTGGTATCACTGCTGGTGGAAACACcgtcctcaacaccaagccttGGTTGATCGACCAGGAGGATCGCAAGGCAATGGCTGACTTTGTTCAGTACTGGCTTGACCTCACCAGCGGCAGCAACTCTACCCTCTCCTACATCACCCCTGGTGCTACCGTTGATGACATCCTTGCTACCAAGATGATCAGCGGCGATCACTGGATGGGCAGCGCCAAGATGGGCGTCGACGACGGCCGCAAGGCCAACGGTAGCGCTGTCGTcgatctcaacaccaaggtctACGGCACCGACaacctcttcgtcgtcgacGCTTCCATGCATCCTGATCTTCCCACCGGCAACACTcaggccatcatcatggtcGCCGCTGAGCACGCAGCCGAGAAGATTGCCGCTCTCAAGGTCGGCGGTAGCAACTCTACTGCCCCTGAGCCCATTAACTCTGCTCCCACGCCCGTTCCTACTCCTGGATCCAAGTGCAAGCGaggtcttcgtcgtcgtgcTGCTCGTGTTCCCATGGACTTTCGACGACGATCGCTCTACTAAGCGATTTCAGTCGGTGAGAATGGATGAAATTCAGTGAACATATTTCTTGTGTATATAGAAGTTAAGGCAGTTGTGAATATATGAGCCCTTCATATGAACCTTACCGTGTCGTCGCGTGTGAAGTTAAAATAGAAACAAGAAATTGCCAATAATGAGGCTCCCTGTCAGCATTTAATCTCCCCATAATTCTCCGAGCTCATGAACTTCTATTGGACAATTTGACCTCGGCCTCGCGTTCGCATTCGTCATTAGCTCGGGATCGGGTAGATAAACTATCCGATTTCCTCTGGTAATCAAACCAACTCCCCATTCACCTGAACTACTCTATTTTCCCCAAATTCCACTCGGAACGAGTGCGAGATTCCACTTCTTCCAGAATCAACCCTCCACCGTTCCTTTACTGCCTTGTGCGTCTCAGGTCGTCTTTTCCGATGGACGGGGAGACGAATCAGGTCAAATCCACTCGCGTGGGGTACAAAAAGTCCCGAAATGGTTGCATACGTTGCAAGAAGCGCCGAGTCAAGGTATACAAATAGAGGCGCCACTCATGACTAGTGACACCTGTCTGACCGTCCAGTAGTGTGACGAAGATGTCCCTTGCTCTGCATGCGTCAGGCACAGAGTCCGATGTAGCTTGGAGCTTGTCAAATCGGATGACTACCAAGAACAAAAACCTCTGACCAATCGCTCTCTTCAAACACCCAGCCACAGCCTCCCAGCTGGTAGTCCAGCATCTCTACTATCCGGGTCTTTGTTTTCCAGTCCTCTCGATGAACCTGATTGCTGGGTTTCTACCGCGGAGCTCATGCTTCACTACACCACCGTCACGTACAAAACCATGGTCTTTAACGACAGAACCATCCCGACCTTTCAGCAATCAGTACCCCAAGTCGCGCTAGCATATCCCTGGTTTCTTCGACAAATATTAGCCTTTTCAGGCTATCATCTCGCTCACCTCCACCCCGAAAAGAGACATTCCTACCTCTTGCAGGCATCAAAACATCAGAACGCTTCTCTCCGCGGACTCAGAGAAGCGCTCTCCGAGCCAGTCACTTCATCGAATTGCCACGCTTTATACGCCAGCACCACGTTCATAGTAGTCAACAAATTCGCGGCCTTTCCAAACTGTGACGACTTTCGAAGCCATGGGTGCTCCCAACCTGTTCATAGTCTCATGGAGATCTTTTCCCTCGTCAACGGCATGGAGGCTATTCTTCATTCACCAGGAGCCGCGGCTCTTAGGGATGGTCCTCTCAGAGAGCTTTTCTGCGAGACACCGCATCCGCACGTTAACAGCTACCTTCTCCGTGGCCTTCATGCCAGATTACCCGAGCTTGCAAGGCGGATAGCATCTGACTCAATGGAAGATCAGTCCCGGACCGTGCTGACTTCCGCCGTCGTATCCATCACCGGTTGCGTCGACGACGCGTTTTCGAATCTGTACAAAGTATCACCACCAGAGCTGAGGGCCATCTTCTCATGGCCCATGTCTGTGTCGCGAGATTTCTTGGACCTGGCTGTGTCGGGACATCCGTTGGCTCTGATCATCTTAGCGTACTACGACATTCTACTGTACTGGGGCGAAACCGAGTATTGGTTCTTCGAGAACTGGGCAGAGACCTTGATCACTGCGATTGTGGAGAAGGTCAAGGGTTCCCCGTGGGACGATCTTCTCAATTGGCCAGTTGAGGTAATCTTACATCATTGATCTGTTGCACAAGCAGGTCTCACATTAATACCAGAAATCCTTTGACGCCAGAGTGTATTTGTACGTCGGTGAAGCAGATATCTGGCATTGATTTTGGAATATTTGTAGCGGGTTCTGCGTGTAGCTAACCCTCAGCTGCTTTATTTGGCCTGTCTGAGCTGCAATACCTACAATGTCAACCGAAGATAAGGGATCTGAAGCTTGGGGTAATATGCAGTTGCGCCCTCAACCATACACTTTGAATACTCCGTGAACGAAAAAGTCTTCGTAAATCCCGACTTATTGAAGGTTTTGGTAGTTTGCTTCGAGCAAGGCATGGCCATCTTGGGAACCTTGGTCCATCGCTGGTAGCTAATGGCACTCGGCTCCATAACAACGCCAGACTTGCCAGGGCCAAATGATGACTTGGCGATCAG contains:
- a CDS encoding hypothetical protein (EggNog:ENOG41), which translates into the protein MHYALAISALLSTASALGINCRGSGFCNINNASLNDVLTQAKQLVARGQGDHFWPEHVQIACASGQYGSICAFFQNGASGTTTRAIDLIQGIIDHGCTQCGSIPTNPGNNVDSGELTVNYVQNPCCNGNCYCPV
- a CDS encoding hypothetical protein (EggNog:ENOG41~CAZy:CE12), whose protein sequence is MKLSLSLAALAAGAFQVVSGQTVYFADADQMKGDSTMAKNGANDGVTDGWGNYIGKYLKVTAVNKAIGGRSARSYTNEGRFTEIVNLVKKGDIVVIEFGHNDGGSPEKNDNNRSDCPGAGTEVCISDKTGEKVYTFVFYVSQAAKALVAKGATVILSSQTPNNQWETGTFEPAAPRFVGYVPTAAKALNSPSVTYVDHFAAVTKMYQKLGNAKVNSLYPKDHTHTSPEAADLIAKAFVQAIDEEMNGKTSLKPYIKTPVTKVY
- a CDS encoding hypothetical protein (EggNog:ENOG41~CAZy:AA8~CAZy:AA3) is translated as MRFTLSSMAGLLGLASAQGLRSSAYTDPKTGIDFQRFVDDGYSLGIAVPETLGKDLIAQMVFPREKEGWGGISFRGGMVGGMLFVAWPNGDDIVTSFRMANSYANPDVYTNSTVKATPIPEGTFVNSTHMSYTFLCEGCVVKETTSLTGESPVVGYAWSSIDVDTPSDPESALNYHGAGFGQFGLDIKKAASAKYATWAAMAKETTPAPGTGTPVPGNSTTLPPTTSNVTYDVIVVGGGPAGIIAAERLAEKGASVLLIERGPANTVALGNAAQALPWNNTLTPYDIPALGSSMTSMSGTKFCSDTASTAGCLLGGSSSINGLNFIHPPERDFQRWPKGWGWSDVSKAADRLYERNPGTTLPSDDGKYYDDRTYTILSGYLSAKGWKEVDSIEEPNEKHLVYSRPSWSIKNNMRAGPARTYMPFAKNLPNFTLKLETKVIQPIRSGSKITGVLTQGANGSKQIINVKAGGKVVLAAGAMSTPRLLWNAGIGKSDALAIVKQGASKTGVTLPAASDFIDLPVGHHLQDHAQVMLQFKTKSNFTAYKFNNIATEPVKSDLELYYQGSGPITQAAQRMHIWTSAKGADGRVRYLQGTASAMADGIITVRTFLTHGTSTVGELGITAGGNTVLNTKPWLIDQEDRKAMADFVQYWLDLTSGSNSTLSYITPGATVDDILATKMISGDHWMGSAKMGVDDGRKANGSAVVDLNTKVYGTDNLFVVDASMHPDLPTGNTQAIIMVAAEHAAEKIAALKVGGSNSTAPEPINSAPTPVPTPGSKCKRGLRRRAARVPMDFRRRSLY